A stretch of Nitrospinota bacterium DNA encodes these proteins:
- the dusB gene encoding tRNA dihydrouridine synthase DusB, which produces MNLMPSPFLSDAPLGQQSLITRARSSYWLAPMAGITDVCFRQLMDEMQAGVLISELVSAKGLFFNSQKTRKMMRIHKNPGTIVGIQLFGESAEDIVKAVSAVEETGADFVDINMGCPVKKVIKKGCGAALMRDPVHLESFLTTIKKGIRLPLTVKMRTGWNENELTIHECVEAAYQSGCEWVAIHGRTRAQGYEGKADWDLIAEVKQRAKLPIIGNGDIRSADQAKQRLRESGVDAVMIGRGALRNPWIFKECAGVSVERANFELLKRYLTGLQENYDIRSTLIFLRKFASWLVFGYPGAAKFRKKMFECQTASEVMHQAEEFFSQVQHLPPPRFEDNEAFMMGGHG; this is translated from the coding sequence ATGAACTTAATGCCGTCGCCTTTTCTTTCTGACGCTCCATTGGGGCAACAATCATTGATAACACGCGCCCGAAGTTCGTATTGGCTGGCACCGATGGCGGGAATCACCGATGTTTGTTTTCGCCAGTTGATGGATGAAATGCAAGCCGGTGTCTTGATTTCAGAACTGGTGTCGGCAAAAGGACTCTTTTTCAATTCTCAAAAGACCCGGAAAATGATGCGCATCCATAAAAACCCCGGGACCATTGTGGGAATACAGCTTTTCGGCGAGTCGGCAGAAGACATTGTCAAGGCGGTGAGTGCTGTTGAAGAAACCGGTGCCGATTTTGTCGACATCAATATGGGTTGCCCGGTAAAAAAAGTGATTAAAAAAGGATGCGGGGCGGCGTTGATGCGTGATCCGGTTCATCTGGAATCTTTCCTGACAACGATTAAAAAAGGCATCCGTCTGCCTCTCACCGTAAAGATGAGAACAGGGTGGAATGAAAACGAGCTGACCATTCACGAATGTGTCGAGGCCGCTTATCAGTCTGGCTGCGAATGGGTGGCCATTCATGGTCGCACTCGAGCTCAGGGTTATGAAGGTAAAGCGGATTGGGATCTCATTGCGGAAGTCAAGCAAAGGGCTAAACTGCCAATCATTGGCAATGGCGACATCCGCAGTGCGGATCAGGCAAAACAAAGGTTGCGGGAATCAGGAGTGGACGCCGTGATGATCGGTCGTGGTGCATTAAGAAATCCATGGATTTTTAAGGAATGCGCCGGTGTTTCAGTTGAGCGTGCCAACTTTGAACTTCTCAAACGCTACTTGACCGGATTGCAGGAAAACTACGATATACGATCCACCCTCATTTTTTTGCGCAAGTTTGCGTCCTGGCTGGTGTTTGGTTATCCCGGTGCGGCTAAGTTTCGAAAAAAAATGTTCGAATGCCAAACTGCTTCAGAAGTCATGCATCAGGCAGAAGAATTTTTCAGCCAGGTTCAACACCTTCCCCCTCCTCGATTCGAAGATAATGAGGCGTTCATGATGGGTGGACACGGCTAA
- a CDS encoding RluA family pseudouridine synthase — protein MEMLYQPPASQQIYKSTIPPRYHGVAVEEYFSSRFPYQTREAWIEQILNGDILLNGEIALPGNVLSEGDRIITNAGVRQEPPADRRLKVVYEDRHIRVFNKPAPIPVHPSGRYFQNSMTEVLRKMYPEEIPRPVQRLDATTTGLIVFARSKQAAGFIMKEFKKQRIKKEYLALVKGKPEQKRFTLNEPIGVRAGAKRGVGEGILKPQSAITQVEWLASNDTHSILKVIPLSGRTNQIRVHLSNYGLPILNDEIYGEGESETYEYGLHAWTLSFQCFDRYFEFKAPPPPHFHSYCSGLENL, from the coding sequence GTGGAAATGCTTTATCAACCTCCTGCATCTCAACAAATTTATAAATCCACCATTCCACCTCGATACCACGGTGTTGCCGTGGAAGAATATTTTTCATCACGCTTTCCTTATCAAACACGGGAAGCCTGGATTGAGCAGATCTTGAACGGTGATATCCTGTTAAATGGTGAAATAGCTTTGCCGGGAAATGTTCTCAGTGAGGGAGACCGCATCATCACTAATGCGGGTGTTCGTCAGGAACCTCCGGCAGACCGCAGGCTGAAGGTTGTTTATGAAGACAGGCATATCCGTGTGTTCAATAAGCCGGCACCCATTCCGGTTCATCCGAGTGGAAGATATTTTCAAAACAGCATGACCGAAGTCCTGCGGAAAATGTATCCTGAAGAGATCCCGCGTCCTGTGCAGAGGTTGGACGCAACGACCACAGGATTGATTGTGTTTGCCCGTTCTAAGCAGGCAGCGGGTTTTATAATGAAAGAATTCAAGAAGCAACGGATAAAAAAAGAATACCTTGCTCTGGTAAAAGGAAAACCCGAACAGAAAAGGTTCACTTTAAATGAGCCGATAGGGGTGCGTGCCGGGGCCAAACGGGGCGTGGGTGAGGGCATCTTAAAGCCACAATCTGCAATCACACAAGTGGAATGGTTAGCCTCTAACGATACTCATTCAATTTTGAAAGTGATTCCCTTGTCTGGCAGAACCAATCAGATTCGTGTGCATTTATCCAATTATGGTCTGCCAATTTTAAATGACGAGATCTATGGTGAAGGAGAAAGTGAAACTTATGAGTATGGGCTCCACGCCTGGACGTTGAGTTTTCAATGTTTCGACCGTTATTTTGAGTTTAAGGCACCCCCTCCTCCTCATTTTCATTCTTATTGTTCAGGGTTGGAAAACTTATGA
- a CDS encoding DUF2231 domain-containing protein: MTFFAKLHPMIVHFPVGLLASGVAFEIYGSLRNDEVAKTAGRFNTRFGFWCLFPVLLVGFLGMLSLENTEKFRDFLSRHLLFAFTTTGVYITAIIVARYFHQTWGRVLYLLIIAVGGACVLGTGYFGGELVHRFGVSTH; encoded by the coding sequence ATGACATTCTTCGCCAAACTCCACCCCATGATCGTTCACTTCCCAGTAGGGTTATTGGCAAGTGGAGTGGCTTTTGAAATTTATGGATCCCTGCGCAACGATGAGGTGGCAAAAACCGCGGGCCGGTTTAACACCCGCTTTGGGTTCTGGTGCCTGTTCCCCGTTTTGCTGGTCGGCTTTCTTGGCATGCTCAGCCTGGAAAATACCGAAAAGTTCCGTGACTTTTTATCCCGTCATTTGTTGTTCGCCTTCACCACTACAGGTGTCTACATTACAGCCATTATTGTTGCCAGATATTTTCATCAAACCTGGGGCAGGGTTTTATATTTATTGATCATTGCCGTTGGGGGGGCTTGTGTTCTCGGCACGGGCTACTTTGGAGGTGAGCTGGTTCACCGTTTCGGGGTTTCCACACATTAA
- the hisI gene encoding phosphoribosyl-AMP cyclohydrolase codes for MKLDFDKMGGLVPAIIQDAETGKVLMLAYMNTIAWEKTLETGKAWFYSRSRDKQWMKGEESGNVQIVKEVFVDCDDDTVLLKVEQVGKAACHKGYTSCFFRKVNGDVKIIEEKVFDPDKVYKK; via the coding sequence ATGAAATTGGATTTTGACAAAATGGGCGGTCTTGTTCCAGCCATTATTCAGGACGCAGAAACCGGAAAAGTCCTGATGCTTGCTTATATGAACACCATTGCCTGGGAAAAAACTCTGGAAACGGGCAAAGCCTGGTTTTATAGCCGATCACGTGATAAACAATGGATGAAAGGCGAGGAAAGTGGGAACGTGCAAATCGTTAAGGAAGTATTTGTCGATTGCGATGACGACACGGTTCTCCTGAAAGTTGAGCAGGTAGGTAAAGCCGCCTGCCATAAAGGATATACCAGTTGTTTTTTCAGGAAAGTCAATGGTGACGTAAAAATCATTGAAGAGAAAGTTTTCGATCCAGATAAAGTATATAAAAAATAA
- a CDS encoding YqgE/AlgH family protein has product MSEANKEYGKGHFLIANPVLPDPNFSRTVVLLCNHDDQGSFGLVINRAAPVNANEIFAEMGVPDSPSGKIYIGGPVSPSQVFYLCHSKTPLPELDVICDDVYLGMSWELLDNLMTRLEEPEKNIRFYLGYSGWGAGQLAGEMTRLSWLTCEAQSEYIFQENEDEIWASAVKSMGKDYEYLIKAPVNPQWN; this is encoded by the coding sequence ATGTCAGAAGCCAATAAAGAATATGGCAAGGGCCATTTCCTGATTGCCAATCCTGTTTTGCCGGATCCTAATTTTTCCCGGACGGTGGTATTGCTGTGCAATCATGATGATCAGGGTTCTTTTGGTTTGGTGATTAACCGGGCAGCTCCTGTAAATGCGAACGAAATTTTTGCGGAGATGGGAGTTCCAGATTCCCCTTCAGGTAAAATATACATTGGCGGTCCTGTATCTCCCTCTCAAGTATTTTATCTGTGCCACTCAAAAACTCCTTTGCCGGAGTTAGATGTTATTTGTGATGATGTCTACCTGGGGATGAGTTGGGAACTTCTCGATAATTTAATGACACGCCTGGAAGAGCCGGAAAAAAACATCAGGTTTTATTTGGGCTATTCGGGTTGGGGGGCCGGTCAGCTTGCAGGAGAGATGACTCGGCTAAGCTGGTTGACTTGTGAAGCCCAAAGCGAATATATTTTTCAGGAAAATGAAGATGAAATCTGGGCAAGTGCCGTAAAGTCCATGGGCAAAGATTATGAATACCTGATCAAAGCTCCTGTTAACCCTCAATGGAACTAA
- a CDS encoding flippase-like domain-containing protein encodes MKKTRQLLIGLAIAAVALYYTLRNVSVDALLDSFKDIDFIYILPALGFTMISYVTRAYRWQVLLQPFKQISVKEIYAPLMIGFMGNILPARAGEFLRAYLVGKKHGITFAGSFSTIIVERLFDLVILLILFVWVFVFHTDLFDPQLTFSGLSVQTMVSGFGKFSAIVVMGLLCFMFLLAYKEKLVKGWVGWLVKPIPEKWREKILFMLEEFALGCKIIKDSGALAKIVFFSVLTWVALVSAYYPLYFAYDLQDKSLESLLLLAVMICVLITILPTPGFLGSFNAGVLIALHDIRGEAEIAAVSFGMVAWAVGFIVLIGGGLFFIFKDHMSVQSLIKAEEEAEAELEHTEIEGHKL; translated from the coding sequence TTGAAAAAAACCCGACAACTATTAATCGGACTCGCCATAGCCGCCGTCGCGCTCTATTACACCCTGCGCAATGTATCAGTGGACGCACTGCTTGACTCTTTCAAAGATATTGACTTCATCTATATCCTGCCCGCATTGGGGTTCACCATGATCAGTTATGTGACCCGTGCCTACCGCTGGCAGGTTCTGCTTCAACCGTTCAAACAAATTTCAGTTAAAGAAATTTATGCACCGCTTATGATCGGGTTTATGGGAAACATATTACCCGCGCGGGCGGGGGAGTTCCTCCGCGCCTATTTAGTCGGAAAAAAGCACGGAATCACTTTCGCGGGATCGTTTTCGACCATCATTGTCGAGCGATTGTTCGACCTGGTCATCCTGCTGATATTGTTCGTGTGGGTCTTTGTGTTCCATACAGATTTGTTTGACCCGCAACTCACCTTTTCCGGGTTGTCCGTTCAAACCATGGTGTCAGGATTCGGAAAGTTCAGCGCGATCGTCGTTATGGGTTTGCTCTGTTTCATGTTTTTACTGGCTTATAAAGAAAAACTGGTTAAAGGCTGGGTCGGCTGGCTGGTGAAACCCATCCCGGAAAAATGGCGGGAGAAAATTCTGTTCATGCTCGAAGAGTTTGCGTTAGGGTGCAAAATCATCAAAGACTCCGGAGCGCTGGCGAAGATCGTTTTTTTCTCAGTGCTAACCTGGGTCGCATTAGTATCGGCCTATTATCCATTATATTTTGCTTATGATCTGCAGGATAAAAGTTTGGAGTCCCTGTTGCTGTTAGCCGTCATGATTTGCGTACTCATAACGATTCTGCCCACACCGGGTTTTCTGGGCTCGTTCAACGCCGGGGTTTTGATAGCCCTTCACGATATCCGGGGAGAAGCCGAAATAGCCGCCGTCAGTTTTGGCATGGTGGCCTGGGCGGTGGGATTCATCGTGCTGATAGGTGGCGGGCTGTTCTTCATTTTTAAAGATCATATGTCGGTGCAGTCGCTGATCAAAGCTGAGGAGGAAGCCGAAGCCGAGCTGGAACACACCGAGATCGAAGGCCACAAATTATAA
- a CDS encoding bifunctional riboflavin kinase/FAD synthetase, whose amino-acid sequence MRIIRGTKNITGPIPYPVIAIGNFDGVHVGHQALFRKTAELATENEGTSIAFTFEPHPLKIIAPEKVPPLLTHFKKKMELIESFGINLVICADFTRKFADQQPRDFSKNILFEKIGVKEVVVGFDYAFGRGREGTIPYLKKMGEEFGFKVHVVDPFQVNGQTVSSSHVRELIESGEVEAASQFLGRDYSITGPVVSGYKTGQAIGFPTANIDTSKVQIPGTGVYAVRVVHEDNAHDAVANIGFNPTFNRDRLSVEVHIFDFNQVIYNHEIEVQFVARIRSEKTFKSADDLVVQIKQDIDKAREILKH is encoded by the coding sequence ATGAGAATTATTCGAGGCACAAAAAATATAACCGGTCCGATTCCCTATCCTGTAATAGCGATAGGCAATTTTGATGGAGTGCATGTGGGTCATCAGGCCCTGTTCCGCAAAACGGCGGAGCTCGCCACGGAGAATGAGGGCACCTCCATCGCGTTCACCTTCGAACCGCACCCCTTGAAAATCATTGCGCCGGAAAAAGTCCCTCCCCTATTGACCCACTTCAAGAAAAAGATGGAGTTGATAGAATCGTTTGGAATCAACCTGGTCATTTGCGCCGACTTCACCCGAAAATTTGCCGACCAGCAACCGCGGGATTTTTCAAAAAATATCCTTTTCGAAAAAATAGGGGTGAAGGAGGTGGTGGTCGGATTCGACTACGCGTTCGGACGTGGCAGGGAGGGAACCATTCCCTACCTTAAAAAGATGGGCGAAGAGTTTGGGTTCAAGGTGCATGTGGTCGATCCTTTCCAGGTCAACGGTCAAACGGTGAGCAGTTCTCATGTGCGGGAACTGATCGAATCGGGAGAGGTGGAGGCGGCCAGTCAATTCCTGGGCCGCGACTATTCCATAACAGGCCCGGTTGTTTCCGGTTATAAAACCGGCCAGGCCATTGGGTTCCCGACCGCCAATATAGACACTTCCAAGGTGCAGATACCGGGCACAGGGGTGTATGCGGTTCGCGTGGTTCATGAAGATAACGCTCATGATGCGGTCGCGAATATCGGGTTCAACCCCACCTTCAACCGCGACCGGTTGAGCGTGGAAGTGCATATCTTTGACTTCAACCAGGTGATCTACAACCATGAAATTGAAGTCCAGTTCGTGGCACGTATTCGCAGCGAAAAAACTTTCAAGTCTGCCGACGATCTGGTCGTTCAGATTAAACAGGACATTGATAAAGCCAGGGAAATACTGAAACATTGA
- the rlmB gene encoding 23S rRNA (guanosine(2251)-2'-O)-methyltransferase RlmB, with translation MSAFKARPESLLRVFFSRARSSELKEVKAYCGKNKLPYRVLDQESLNKVASGVHHEGVVMVVKPILPESVHRLIRGKMSEQGLVVALDNIDNPHNQGAILRTCAYFGVEGLIVPGDKKAIPSSAARMAEGGLEEVPVFSCTDLPSALRDCREQGWFVVGADTDAKETLFDVKIKFPAVVVMGNEQEGLSNRVKQKCDKVVQIPGKGALQSLNVSVAAGIILAEIDRLRSNKS, from the coding sequence ATGAGCGCGTTCAAGGCAAGACCGGAAAGTCTCTTGCGTGTATTTTTCAGCCGTGCACGATCCTCTGAATTGAAAGAGGTCAAAGCTTATTGTGGAAAAAATAAACTTCCCTACCGCGTGTTGGATCAGGAGTCTCTCAATAAAGTAGCGTCAGGGGTTCACCATGAAGGTGTGGTCATGGTCGTCAAACCGATCTTGCCTGAATCGGTTCATCGTTTGATCAGAGGCAAAATGTCTGAACAGGGGCTTGTCGTTGCGTTAGACAATATTGATAACCCACATAATCAGGGAGCGATTTTGCGGACCTGCGCCTATTTTGGTGTGGAGGGCTTAATCGTTCCCGGAGATAAAAAGGCGATCCCATCTTCTGCCGCGCGAATGGCGGAAGGCGGACTCGAAGAGGTCCCGGTATTCAGCTGCACAGACCTGCCATCCGCCTTGAGAGACTGCAGGGAACAGGGATGGTTTGTAGTAGGGGCTGACACGGACGCAAAAGAAACTCTCTTCGATGTAAAGATAAAATTTCCCGCTGTAGTGGTGATGGGTAATGAGCAGGAGGGGCTTTCAAACCGGGTCAAACAAAAATGTGACAAGGTGGTTCAGATTCCGGGAAAGGGAGCCTTGCAATCCCTCAACGTATCCGTAGCGGCGGGAATTATTCTTGCCGAAATCGACCGGCTTCGATCAAATAAAAGTTAG
- a CDS encoding ATP phosphoribosyltransferase has protein sequence MSGNVLKLGIPKGSLEEATVKLFARAGYNITIKSRSYFPSIDDDEIECMLIRAQEIARYVTDGVLDAGLTGKDWILENRADVEEIAPLVYSKVSARPVRWVLCVPNDSSVQSVKDLQGKRIATEVVNLTTDWLKDKGVTANVEFSWGATEVKAPKLVDAIVEVTETGSSLKANNLRIVDTLMESTTRFIMNKQSAQDKWKKNKVDRLVMMLQGAMAANGRVGLMLNAPKSSLDAIMKTFPPGKKPTISELSDKGWVDVNVILEEKLVRDIVPDLKKAGAEDIVEYPLNKIIH, from the coding sequence ATGAGTGGTAACGTATTAAAACTAGGAATTCCAAAAGGAAGCTTGGAAGAAGCAACTGTAAAACTTTTCGCAAGAGCCGGTTACAACATCACTATCAAGAGCAGGTCCTATTTTCCCAGCATTGATGATGATGAAATCGAATGCATGTTGATTCGGGCCCAGGAAATTGCCCGTTATGTGACAGATGGGGTGCTGGATGCAGGCCTGACTGGCAAAGACTGGATTCTGGAAAATCGCGCCGATGTTGAAGAAATCGCTCCTCTGGTTTATTCAAAAGTTTCTGCCAGGCCGGTTCGCTGGGTGCTTTGTGTTCCAAATGATTCCTCTGTTCAATCCGTCAAGGACCTGCAAGGCAAACGCATTGCCACCGAAGTGGTGAACCTGACTACCGATTGGTTGAAAGATAAAGGCGTAACAGCGAATGTCGAGTTTTCCTGGGGGGCTACAGAGGTTAAAGCTCCTAAACTGGTAGACGCGATTGTAGAGGTTACAGAAACCGGATCATCTCTTAAAGCTAACAACTTGCGGATTGTAGATACCCTTATGGAATCAACAACCCGATTTATCATGAACAAGCAATCTGCTCAGGACAAGTGGAAAAAAAATAAAGTGGATCGCCTTGTCATGATGTTGCAGGGAGCCATGGCCGCAAATGGACGAGTGGGATTGATGCTGAATGCTCCAAAAAGCAGCCTTGACGCAATTATGAAAACTTTTCCTCCCGGGAAAAAGCCCACCATTTCCGAACTCAGTGACAAGGGTTGGGTAGACGTGAATGTAATTCTGGAAGAAAAGCTTGTGCGAGATATCGTTCCGGATCTTAAAAAAGCCGGCGCAGAAGATATCGTAGAATACCCCTTAAACAAGATCATCCACTAA